gcgttattctccctatgtttaagatgtcgaatgtccactaattaaatgagttactgacaactctctttaattaatattttagtccaagagtaataccactcaaccttatcgtcatgtcggactaagtccacctgcagagtttaacatgacaatctttatgagctcctcttgaggacattagcaacctagattactaggacacagtttccttctataatcaacaacacacactataagtaatatcatttcccaatttatcgggcctattgatttatcgagctaaatctcatcatttgataagttaaagaaatgaatactaaatatatatgcttgttattatattaagattaagagcacacacttccataataactaaggtgttgttcttttatcaagtcagtataaaaagaacttaccttaaatggtcctgctcagtacactcaaagtgtactagtgtaatttatcagtcaagataaactaacacctaattacactatgactattccaatggtttgttcctttccatcttagtcacgagctactatttataatttataaagaaccgataacatgatcttctgtgtgtaacaccacacaccatgttatctacaatataaattaattgaacaactacacttagcataaatgtaggcatttttgaccaatgtgattctttatttgaaaataaatgtttacaaaagctaggcttttagtatacactctaacatttctCTTATTAACgcatgatctttcctatgtgttttcaatgtgggactatgtttacaaccttgcaatctcAATAATCCCCCCTTCtaacaaaggaccacagacttcctacgttcgatcctcgacccatcaagtcttcttgcccctcggtccacccaacctaccaggacttccttgcctagtgcaactaggacttcctgcccggtgtctggtcctcttgatctgaacataggagccctcactttctttgttcgaggtcaatattgtacccacatggctcaattagaccatagctcttgtgcatagtcggtggttaaaccttctggcagtccgaactctgataccaattgtaggattgaaaagaatttagatatctccacaatggtataatattgtccactttggacctacaCCCTCATGGGTTTGCTCTTGGGttatacccaaaaggcctcatgccaatgaagatatcttttttcttataaacgTATGATCTTTCCAATGTGTTTTCattatgggactatgtttgtaaccttgcaaccccaacaacccTACTCTACTCGGCTCCTCGCAAGTATTTGATcatcttgacctgcttcgggcctctccTCGAGTATCTGATCACCCTGCTCTGTTTTGGGGTCTTCCcacaagcatccggtcaacctgaccTACCCCGGgtccaccctcaacttcgttcaaggtcaccccacatgACATCTAGTCTAGACCATGACTATGATACCATTTATTGTGTCCAAAGGATGCTCACgtatctccataatgatatgatattatccactttgaacCTAAACTCTTataactttgctcttgggctctacccaaaatgtctcataccaatggagatatcctatatccttttaaacccatgatctttatcaaatcttTTAAATATATgatttgattgaatcccaacaataTGGATAGTCTTTCCCTTACAGTGCCTCGCCCCATAACAATCCCTAGCAAGGACCTCCTCCAGAATCCTGATACCACCTTCCAATTAGTCACTTGAGTGATTTGTTCGATAGTTTCTATCCAACACTTTGAATAATACTTCCACCAATAAGATAtccaataggtaaacatgaagtGCCCATAGTAGATTGTCGATACCTGACAAGCGATGAATCCTCAATAACAGAGGCAAGTTTTAGTACACGTGATGAATCCTCCAACGCTGAATCTATTGGAACCGCAACCtaataacccccccccccctctctctctctctctctctctctctctcaaaccCTACTTGAAAGTTGAAATGACactttaataattataattagcATGCATACTATATGGAAGCAATAAGAAATATGATTATGGCTAGGGGTGGACATTTGATTAAATCAgtccataaattaattaaaaattgatttaatGTTGATTATTGAATCGAATTAAAatttactaaaactgaattaatcaAATTGGTTATTTCGGTTAACATCAAATTAATCGAATTATGGCTCCTGGCATGATGCAATAAGAAGGCACAACGGGGATACTCTATAGTACCATGGTTTGATCCTCTGTTGGAGTATATGTTGACGTTAAATTTAGTGAAAAACTCATGCTAAGAGGTCGTGGATTGAAATATCTATGTATAGAAAAAGTTTACGAGTTTATCTTTTCGAGTAGAGTACTTGATTTAGTATTGAGAATCGATGAAAAACTTTCATTAATTGGACGAGATCAATCATTTCTAAGAATAGTCATATagtaaaaattgaaacttgagttataaaaaaaataaaattatgattaTAATGACCATAATTATAATGATAAAAAAGATAATGCAATTGATCTTGCATAGAAAGAAGTCGATGGCAATTGTGGGAGAGGAAAGTATAATATAACAAGAGTTTTTAGAGAGAAAAAATAtaggataaaaaataataattagctattttaattttttccattTACATTTTAATTGTGGAAGAAATCGAAAATTTaacacatttaaaaaaaaactctttgaattttttttccagTTTCTACACACACAAAAAGAAGCttctatttatttgatttctTTCACCGTCCAGACCGCTAATCTGTTCCCTTGTCTTCACCGAACCGAAGGCGAAAAGCTGAGGGCAAGAGAAGGCGATCGCGGCGAAGAGTTCCCACTCGATCGGCAATGGCGTCCCAGAAGGAGCGAGATGACTTCGTGTACATCGCCAAGATCGCTGAGCAAGCCGAGCGCTACGATGGTAGGTCTTCCGGTCTGGAATCTTAGGGTTTCCGTCCATTTCTTTATCATGTCTTTGGGATTTCTGTGTGGCCTCCCGATCTGATCCGTGTCGATCGACGCAGAGATGGTAGATGCTATGAAGAAGGTTGCGAATCTCGACGTCGAGCTCACTGTGGAGGAGCGGAACCTGCTCTCGGTGGGCTATAAGAATGTGATCGGTGCAAGGAGGGCTTCTTGGAGAATCCTCTCCTCCATCGAGCAGAAGGAAGAGGCGAAGGGGAACGAGAACCACGTGAAGAACATCAAGGACTACCGGCATAAGGTGGAGACGGAGCTTTCGAATATTTGCACCGATATTATTTCCCTGATCGATGAGCACCTCATCCCCTCAGCTTCGGCCGGCGAAACATCTGTATTCTACCACAAGATGTCggttatatatataagaaatcaCCTTGGTGCTTGATGTTCTTTTCATGGGTCACAAAGTTTATTCTCGTTTTGTCACAGGAAGGCCGATTACTATCGTTACCTGGCAGAGTTCAAAGCTGGAGGCGATAAAAAAGAAGCTGCAGAGCAGTCCTTCAAATCGTATGAGGTagttttcatttttcttcctcttccatatTTTATTTTACGTAAGAGCTTGCTTTAACTGACGAAATATGGTACTATTTTTAATTACACGTCCAAATTAACATCTGTTTTCAGATCTATTTCTATTGGAGCTAGTTGATATCCTATGAATTTGATATATTTGAAGTATTTATTTTCAGGAAAGCTTTATTACGATAAGATAGCATTACTGCCTATTCTAtgtactctctctctctcccccactctctctctctctctctcttatttttctttatagtTTGTACGAATAATTTCAAAATGTATGTTTAAACATGATAGTTTGTCCGTGGCATATGCTGAGTTTGGAAAGTGTTCCTAACTTTTTACAATCACAGAAACACATAGTAGACAACAGAACGGAGTACTTGTCACCCTGTGTGGGGTTTCTTCTTTCTGCATTGTTACTGAATGGGTctgagttgtgtttttttttattctcttcAATATTTGACTTCTGAATGTCAATAACTACTATACTTCCATTTGACTTTTTGACTATGCATGATGTTGATGCAGAAGGATTATTGTGTATTAGGTTTATTTATTGATCCAATGGAGCCTATCCTCTTCATTGTACGTGTTTGCTTTTGATAAATGAAATTGTGTTTGTTCAGAAGTCCCATGAATGTGTTTTCTTGTTATGCTCAGAAACAGAAGTTTGCACTATTATTGCAGACAAGCCCTTTGGAGATAGTTAGTTTTGCATTTGGATTTATACCTTGGTTAAAATAGTTTGTTTTGTTCTATACTTAGGTATTTGGAGACCAACCAGAAATTCAAGGGAATATGTAGCTCTCCTCAGTATGCAGCTAAATACATAAATTTTATATATCTCAAAATCATTAATTATGAACAACTAAAGCACTCTGTTGGTTTTTACTTTTGAGCAAATTGAAGTCTTGAACTCTGAACTGCTAGAGGATAAATGATGCTAATGTTTGTATGTTACCTAAGGTGCAATATGCTAAGGTGCAATATGGAGTTAAGATTCCTGTAATATGGCTAGTGGATATAGCATACATTTATGTGTTATGAGTTTATCACattttttcttttgctttttTGGATAGTCtctgattttttttattgtcTCTCAATTCTTggaattattgatttatttgttttgttCCTCTTCTAAATTTTACATTTCTTTACTATTGAATTCTTTTGCTAAACTATGGGCTTTTAGGCTGCCACAAAAGCAGCTGAGTCGGACCTTCCTCCTACTCATCCGATTCGATTAGGGTTGGCACTGAATTTCTCTGTTTTCTATTATGAAATCATGAACTCACCTGAACGGTAATTTCTATCAAATTCAACTCTTTAGATATATGCTTATCATCTGATTCAGACTCTGTACACAATGTATCTAAATACAGGGCTTGCCAACTTGCAAAACAAGCTTTTGATGAAGCTATCTCCGAGCTTGATACACTGAGTGAAGAATCATACAAGGATAGCACTTTGATCATGCAACTATTGAGGGATAATCTTACTTTGTGGACTTCCGATGTCCTTGAAGATGGAGGTAATTGTTGATGATTGTGATTGTTATTCTTGCATGCATTATGAAGGGAATATTTGCACAATAAGCTACTAAATATTGTGGTGTTTTTACATGTTAAATATTGTGCCTTTTTTAATAAGgaatgttgcatgttattgcttAACAATTCAACTTTACCTACCACCAATTCAAAGATTAGCAGGGTTATAATATTCTGTTTAGTGCCTTAGTAACTCCCTTTTCTCTGTACCTGTTCCCATGTTTTTGTACTTAAAAATAGTAGCATATAGCATTTCTTGTCTTGTGATGCTTTTTTGCTTGTTTCATTTCTCTCTCCCTTCTATTCATCTATCGAGGTAAGTTTGGAGCTGCTggataacattattgattctgtCAATTGGCCTTATTCCAATCAAGAGAGACAATCAATTCATCAACAAATATAATGCATATAAATATAAGTAtataagagaaaataaaacttGGAGGCAAGTTGAAGCTGCCAGAGCTCATAGTCGTAAAACAGACCAAACCCTTTCATGTGGATATGTTTCTGATCTTTTACCCCTAGGAATAGGATAGTATCAAGCTTACTTCTATGCAACATTTTATTGTAGAGGCTTGTAGTAGATCCTTTCAATGTTGAGTGGCGTAGTAAATAttgttttgaaaatattaaaaaattagggGAGGACACGAGAGAAGTTTCTATCCTTCTTGGTTAGAACTTTTCAATGGTGTATTGATTTGAACCTTTAGAATGACTCCTCTTTTATAAGGAGCAAATGTCTCTAGAAGACACCCGTTGACCAAGGTGGTGTTCTTCCTAGGAGATGTTcccttttaataataaaaaatcgaaataaatagttaatttaattaaaacggTACTAGATTCTTTACTTTTGAGTTTGACAGAAAAAAAACACCAACACGTAGATGATGGTATTGGAAATTCGTTCAGAGAGCACAAGGGTAACCCATTTAATATGTGTACTTAATGTTGGTCTCTCTCTTTGAAAATTCATGTTATTCTTTTCCgttaatctttcattttgtaTTGCTAAGCTTTTGAGAATTTGGGTAATTAGTTTTTTCTACTATTAGATGAATCTTACTGCTTAAATTTGTACTCATCTGGTTAAAAAACATTCATTTGAACTCACATCCCCGGAATTCTGAACTTGTTTTGCTGGAGTAAGAGCTTGGTTCGCCACAGAGGACTCAACTCTGGTCTTGAAATATTCACTCACAATATGTTATAAAAGAGATGGGTTTGAAATAGTGTTCAAAATTTTTGGATGGGTTTCTTTAAGAGTAGCCAAAGATGCTTAATATTTTTTCGGCGATTTTAGCAGCAACTGAAGACGGTACAAAGGAAAACCATGGGAAGCCTGCTGCACCTGAAGAGGCAGAGGTAGGTTTTCCCCTGAACTCCATTAATACGCTCATCGAATTGACTCCGCGTTCAACTTCCTACACGACATAGAAAgttccttctctattttcatgTTCTATGGATGGATGCTAAAATTACGTTTTGGGGGGGATTTCTGCAGTGAAGGTTTGATGAACTGGAACCTGTTGGAGGAACATCCTTAGGCGATCTGTCATTTTGTTGCCatttttctttagtttttctCTGTTATCGTTTCTAACTTGATTTAAGAATTTTGTCAAAACTTGGATCAGGCATTTGATATGTTGGAGAGTTGCATTGATTTCCTGAATTTCCTCGCTACAGTCTCTTATCATTGGAATTTCTGCTGAAGCTATGAAATCAAATTTtgcaatatgtttttttttttcaattcagGAAATTTTCACTTAGCCTTTTGAATTTATGATCTATCTAGGATGTTCCAAAATAtatatgttttaatttttttggatCAATGAGATGAATTTTGTTCATCCAATTGAATAATAAAAAAGGATAATTCGGTGCACTAAATTTTTGTCATAGGGATCCCGGGAAAAGATCCATTTAATAGTAATCAAAAATGTATTTTAATGCCATCTTTTATGTAACAAATGTTGCCTTCCAATGGACCAATTAACAGCATGATAAAAAGAAATCGACAAAAGGAACAGAGATAACATTTTAATTCCACCTccaattttttgttttttataatGCCcctagagttttaaatttttttgcttTGCTGCTAAGCATATAGATGAATTAAATAATCGTACGTAAGTTAAGTgtgaacttatttgtttattttcattatatatatataaagtcaattatatatataaaggtgtTATCTTGAcggtaaattagaaaaaaatctctaatcataattttaactttGCATGTAGTCcctatgtttaaaaaattttgttttcactctttgtatataaa
This genomic stretch from Zingiber officinale cultivar Zhangliang chromosome 7A, Zo_v1.1, whole genome shotgun sequence harbors:
- the LOC122002597 gene encoding 14-3-3-like protein B isoform X1, which gives rise to MASQKERDDFVYIAKIAEQAERYDEMVDAMKKVANLDVELTVEERNLLSVGYKNVIGARRASWRILSSIEQKEEAKGNENHVKNIKDYRHKVETELSNICTDIISLIDEHLIPSASAGETSVFYHKMKADYYRYLAEFKAGGDKKEAAEQSFKSYEAATKAAESDLPPTHPIRLGLALNFSVFYYEIMNSPERACQLAKQAFDEAISELDTLSEESYKDSTLIMQLLRDNLTLWTSDVLEDGAATEDGTKENHGKPAAPEEAE
- the LOC122002597 gene encoding 14-3-3-like protein B isoform X2, with the protein product MASQKERDDFVYIAKIAEQAERYDEMVDAMKKVANLDVELTVEERNLLSVGYKNVIGARRASWRILSSIEQKEEAKGNENHVKNIKDYRHKVETELSNICTDIISLIDEHLIPSASAGETSVFYHKMKADYYRYLAEFKAGGDKKEAAEQSFKSYEAATKAAESDLPPTHPIRLGLALNFSVFYYEIMNSPERACQLAKQAFDEAISELDTLSEESYKDSTLIMQLLRDNLTLWTSDVLEDGATEDGTKENHGKPAAPEEAE